In the Gracilinanus agilis isolate LMUSP501 unplaced genomic scaffold, AgileGrace unplaced_scaffold48698, whole genome shotgun sequence genome, tctctctctctctctctctctccctccctccctccctccctctcccttcctccccacacaTACCCTATTGTATctcaaagttttttctttttcttactgtaTTTCCATCTGAAGAAGGTCTGGAGCTACGTGTGTCTTgtctttaaaaaggaaggaagaaatacttGACCAGTGAGGAAAGTCTTTTACAAATTCTCCTGACTTGACTCCAGagttacacacacatacacatctattatagaatgtaagctccttgagggaaataTGATGTCTATTTTTGCCTGGAAATCTTTATTGCCTAGCACATTTGGTTTTTCCTATACacatgatttcatcaatatagagTACCACAAGATAATCCTCTCCACCAACATCAATCAATACCCACATTTCAACTTATATTCATTCTTTGCAAAGTACCTGGGAATCCTGAGAGCTAGTCACCCTGCTAGTATGTGTTgaaagtaggacttgaacccagatctttctgactctgaggctTACTCTCTATTTATTGTGCCACACTGCCTCTGCCTGGGACATGTTATATCATTCAggcattttttttcagtcatgtcccaactcttcatgagggttttcttagcaaagattttggggcagtttgtcatttccttctccagctcagtttgcttagtaaatgcttaatagatgcttgttaatTGAGTAAAGAGCCCAGAGGAGCTTCCTCTATTTTTTCCTCATAGCCTTTGAAAACCCAATGCCAACTGCACCCCAAATTGTGGCCTTGTAAGAGGACctatggggaattttttttttgctcaaaaactttttttttattttgaatattttcccctagttacatatttcttgttctttccctctcccccaaatgcTCCTAATCctccttagccaacgcacaattccactgggttttacatatatatcattgatcaagacctaattccatattattgatagttggactagagttattgtttagtgtctacatccccagtaatatccctaTGGGGAAATTTTAAATACTATTGTCTGAAAAGTTGAgatgctattttaaaaagaaaaaccaaaagccctatatctctaaaataaacaaataaataaagtaaatggaCTTTCTGGATCATTAGAGCTCTTGTTTGAAGTTTAACTTACCTGGAAATTGATAGGTAAGCTCTGTAGAGTCAGAAGTGGGCAGAGTTGTCTTttaacaatgaataattttaactATATATGTGAAATAAATCATACATATACtgatagttttaaaataatgaagcaCTTATTTTTGTTCTGTAATCTCTTATAGGCTCATTTAGTCAAGAAGCAGCTCCATGGATCAAAGGTAAGTGTTTCCTGTGGCCTGCCCTGGACAGCGTCCGGCCAAAGAGACGTCTCCATCAGCCAACCACCTCTCTGTGGCCTTACAGagcaaaggaggaaaaatgaatGGGCTGAAGAGCAGCGTGAGAGCGTGTTTCTTGCCTCCGGTGCCCTTCTTAATAAGCCTCTTAGCGACTCTTGCCGCAGCTAAGAACATCACTAACAGCACTTTAAACGGCACAGACGTGATCTTGGGATCCATGCCTGCCATCATCGCCCGAGTGGACCATGTGATCGTCAAGGAAGGGAAAAGTGCCTTGATCAACTGTAACATTCTCGGCGTCCCCGACCCCCATTTCAAGTGGTATAATTCCAACGGCCGCTTgctgaaggaagaggaagacCAGGACGGCCCAGGAGGAGGTAGGATGAACATTGGGTTAAATTTCCTGCAGCCCAATTGGGGCTTAGGAGCCAAATCATTGCCCCAAAGCCGTGTTGACATTTTCTCATGAGCCAGAAAATgagtggggaagagggaaaacCCACCACGTACACACAGGGCAGGGGACTCGGGGTGCAAGGAGGACAAGGTTCTAATCTCAGCTTTGCCACCAACGAGCCCGGCGACCGCTCTGGGTCCCACTTATTCCAGCTGCAGAATAAGGGAGTTATGCCAGATGGTCCCTGAGGTGGCCCTTGGCTCCATAATACTATGATTAGCCTGTGTTTGAAAGCGGCAGTCGGTTCACCTTTCTTCCATCATTTAAAACAACAGAATATGAATGATATACCAACTCCTCCAGGGAAGCCCCTTTCTCAGGcccagtttccatatctgtaaaatgggaataatgacagCACCTGCCACACAGCCAGGACCAGAGGAACCCTGTGCAAACCTTAGAGCACCCTGTGAATTTGAGCTGTTCCTCTCATTATTCATCATGGCACAAACCTAGACTCTCTCCTCAGCTGTCGCATAGGAAACTTTCCATTCGATGCTATCAGAAGCCTGGCTTAAGTTTCCAAATGGTTTCTTGTAGAGGAAGGGAAGATGCAACATCCAGAAAGACAGCAGAAGGGAGAGGGCTCCTTAATGAGCTAGATTTATTTACAGCTTTCAATGCCAGTGCAGAAGAGTTAATGCAAGTCCCTTAGCACCCAGGTTGCTTCCAGAGTGTGACTAAGGCTCTGGGGACAATTTAGCTCATCAAGCAGTTTTGTATCTAGAAATCTTGCTTTGGGTGTGAGATGGCAAGTGGccaataataaaagctagcatttagatAGCTTGTTAAGGTTTACAGAGTACTTATACTCTCTCAATTTATCTTCACAACAGTACTATGGAGGAAAATGctatttttctccccattttacagatgggggaactGAGTCACAAAAAAGTATTAAGTAGTATACTCAAGGTTAcctagctggtaagtgtctgggATAGGCTTTAAATCCAGGTCTCCTTCACTCCAAGTTCAAAATGATTTCTGCTATGCCACCTAACTCTAGTTTGGTACATTAAATGCCAACTTAGAGGCCCCCAAAAAGTTGACTGATGTTCCTGAGTGGTTCATTTGCAAAAATATAGAGATCTGGATCTCGGGGAAAAATAAAAGCCCTTGCCTTCCTTTAATTATCTCCTAATTATCCTGTATATaatgtttgtacatatttgtttgcctgttgtctcccctgttagactgtaatttccttgagggcaggggctatcttttgcctcCAGAGCtaagcacagtgcatggcacatagtaggcacttaataagttgTTATTATTGTCTGACTGACTCATTTGATTCACAGATGCATAGCCTGAAGGGATCCCACCTAgtctaatccccttattttacagataagaaaactgaggcacagagtagttaagtgacttttttccATGACCACACAGATCCATTAGTCAAGTGACAAAGGCAAGATTATTCCACAGAGAGAGGCGATATAAGAAAGAGATCCCactgtatatatatagagagagctgGAAAATATCATCTGGCTCATCCCTCTCATGTTatagaaattgagactcagagataCCAAGGCTTGCTTAAAATTATGTTAGCCAGTGACAGAGGCAGAACCCTGGTGTCCTTATTTAAGGTTGGGGTTGAAACTTTTCCAGTTCCCAACAAGTTCACCCCCTTATCTCATGTTATCTTCATTCCCTTCCCCCTAAGCCAGAGGGAAGTGACATCACATATGTCTAGTTACCATAGTGCCTGGAAGCTCTTCCCTAGACCCTTACAACCTTTCACGCACTCTGGCCCCAGTCCTTCTGTGGTGGATCTTGGGGTTGGGTCACTGCCGAGGCCACTTTCCTGATTGGAACAAGGAGAAGAGCATTCAGGACTCAATTCAATACCCATATGGATCTTATAACCTGGGCATTGGGAATTGTGGGGATTATGGGGTCCGATTCCTCTGTCTAGGGATGGAAAGGTATATCAGCCCCCATTTTCCCCAGATAACTTTGCTACATCATCATATGTGTGTGTAGGCGTATTAGAGTAGAAACAccaccttggtttcctcatctataaagtagaaTCTGGACCTCCAAGACCTTTTCTGGCTCTGAAATTACATGATCCAGTGTGTGAGAAGAGCAAAGGGGTCAAGTTTCCCCCTGCATAAGAGGAATGCATTTTTGTAGTAATGACACTTTGGTCCATTTGTGTTATCTCTCCCTGGCTAGTTGTAATGTGTAAACCAATCAGATGGTTAATCAAAGATGGCAACCTTGTAATCAGGGCTTACCAGCTATCTGCCTGATTCTTCATGGGTGAAAGCAGATGGCTTCTATGTGTTCATTCTCCAACTTCCTTATCACGATAAAGATAGAACCAACAAGAGCAGCCTCTCTTTGCCCTCACCAAACAGTAGGTCGGTGTTGACCTGGTTTGGGCACTAAGTTTTCCTGTCAGAACTTATTGTTGTTATGATGTGTGTGCCCATTTCTCATACCACTGAGTCAAATGACTATCAGAAGCTGTAGGAGCATTTCAGGAACTCCTGAGATGGCAAAGTAGGAAAGGCAATGtctctggatttgaagtcagaggacctagattaaAATTCTGGGTCTACTGTCTATGCATTCCATGTGACTTGTAAGTAAAAATTGACGAGATTAAATTAGATGACTCTGAAGCCCTTGCCAGTTCTAAGTCTCTGGTCCTATGGGTAAGATCATGTACCCTTTACCCTAGTTAGCCAGCATTTTTACATGTGaatctataaataatattaaatggcAGTATATGTATATTGTTTAGAGGCAGtagtatatatgtttgtgtgtctaaatatatatatacacatttctagaaatgtgtgtttgtgtgtattccCCCCCAGGGGCAGCATAAAaggtaatatgtatatatattaattgCATATaggaattaatttaaatttgGGACCACACTATAAATTTATAATTGCattgagcaaaagaaaaaaggaagaacagaGCAGAAAAATCAGATTAGAATCGTAAATCATAGCATCttttccacagtattgctgtaaGGCTCAAGTAAAAGCATGTGTAAAAAGTACTTTGTGATCATAAAATGCTTATTATGGTTGTGTTATtataatcctctcattttctaaatgaagaaactgaagtccccAGGGGTTAAGTGATGAATGAGTGTAGGttttaattttaaagcaaaatggCTGCATTTCAGAAGTAGAGCTGTACCTAAGGTAGAGAAGTGGGGGAAGCAAGGGATCCAGGATGCTGCTATTCCTGTCTCATGCTTTTGAATTGTAAGGAatttaaattaagggtttgactaaagtatacaaaaattataaataatatggtggtcactgatttaaaatattatagctcaagtcaaaatgactttcaatagttttaatttacaaaataagtggagagagtgaaagttgagaaatataaaaggagggtagagaagatatttagcctatcacactaaatattgctccggCTATCCACTCAGCCTTGCACGACTTGTTAGTTAACCCTCGACCagaattaatctctctccagaagtcaggaaaggaaagccagctattcattCTCCTaaattccctccaagaggcagttcAAGCTGAAGATGATGACCTGTTGAGGACGATTCCTGAAGCCAACCTCTGGCCCCCaaaattcagggcttttatagtgacttcttgtcttcacagaggccaatcacagctttcaaattgtttagcactgcccagaggggcagtatcttgtgggatccacttctcatcctctggaggtataaactcttatcaaaaggattcacaatttcctgacattgagttgttacccactttagcaaatgacttgctGAAAACTATTACTTAGTGTCAAgcaaggtactaagtaggggtactaaaAGAAAGGCTGATTCACACTTaagtctggtgaggtactaagtaggggtacttaagttagtgttaaccaagtgttaacttaaaatagacaaaaagaataaagagttCCCTTTTATAAGTTTTAACTCAAAATggacaaagaataaagaattaaCTTTCACAGAATCTTTTCTTGACTCACACTTGAATTACTGTTATAATTTGATATTGCCATAAAATTATTGATATAATATAAGTATTTAGCTAATGTTGTGATTTTAGTTGGGACATATGTCTGACAGATGCACAAGTACGTAGACATAAAGCCTCTTGAACAAGATGGAAAAGCCTTCGGTTATGGCCTTGATGAAAGATGTGAAAGATGGTCAGTCATCGGAGGGCAAGGCTAGccaggctcagagagggaaggctCATCCCCCAGAAAGCTGACCACTGACTGAGCAATGATTTTTGGTCTTGACAAATCACAAAGCCTTCTATGAAATTTTGGAAGGGTTTAAAGTCCTAATGAATAGAAATAGCCTAGCCCCCATGCTGATGAAGTCCTGGGTCTTTGggggaatattattgagctataACATGGCATGGGCATAGCCCCACACAACTGTTTTCAGTTCTGCTCTTCTTTAAACAGAATTGAAACTTCTTGTGGGCAGGCACGATTTCATTCATGTGTTTGCTATCCCCAGTGTTcagccagtgcctggcacataggaactGGCGGTGCCTTAGAGATAAATGATTGATTCATTTTGATAAGCACCTCTTTGAGTGATCTGACCCACTACTTAGAAGACTGATGATTAACAATAGACAGCTACAAAACCCTGGCCATTCTGGCTAGTCTAAGAAAGATTGTGGGATCCATTGTCATTGGTTGGGTTGTAGGTGATAAGGGATGACTGTGACTGGCCTTTTTTTGAAACAGATACTCTTTCATTAACTTTCCTGTTGCtctcataaatttttttctttttttttttttaagttctctcAAGGACGAGCCCACAGTTAACTATAAAATATGTTGCTAAAAGGATCCAGCTTGAGCTAGTGCCAGAAAGTCCCCAAACTTTAATGAttttttcagtgttctttttaaacttttttaaattcagagatattttattttcccaacttcatgtaataataattttcaacaacatgttttccaaaattataagatccaaactgtctccttccctcccttccatcccctCACCTGgacatggtaagcaatttgatctatgccatacatgtg is a window encoding:
- the LOC123255563 gene encoding microfibrillar-associated protein 3-like, yielding MNGLKSSVRACFLPPVPFLISLLATLAAAKNITNSTLNGTDVILGSMPAIIARVDHVIVKEGKSALINCNILGVPDPHFKWYNSNGRLLKEEEDQDGPGGGRMNIGLNFLQPNWGLGAKSLPQSRVDIFS